Proteins co-encoded in one Streptomyces sp. SLBN-31 genomic window:
- a CDS encoding apotyrosinase chaperone MelC1 — protein MPELSRRRALGAAAALTAAATAHTLTAPAASAAPSGHHHDSPEPFDEVYKGRRIQGRAASMPEHHHHGGGFEVLVDGVPLHVMRNADGTWISVVSHYDPVPTPRAAARAAVDELQGAVLLPFPAN, from the coding sequence ATGCCCGAACTCAGCCGCCGCCGCGCCCTCGGCGCCGCCGCCGCCCTCACCGCGGCCGCCACGGCCCACACCCTCACCGCGCCCGCCGCCTCGGCCGCACCCTCCGGCCACCACCACGACTCCCCCGAACCCTTCGACGAGGTCTACAAGGGCCGCCGAATACAGGGCCGTGCGGCCTCCATGCCGGAGCACCATCACCACGGCGGCGGCTTCGAAGTGCTCGTCGACGGCGTCCCGTTGCACGTGATGCGCAACGCGGACGGCACCTGGATCAGCGTGGTCAGCCACTACGACCCGGTCCCCACGCCCCGCGCCGCCGCACGCGCCGCGGTCGACGAGCTGCAGGGCGCGGTCCTGCTGCCCTTCCCCGCCAACTGA